The stretch of DNA CtgggacggcaaccggaagtaagctgttttcccttctaacttgtcttcacacaaccacatttacattgctaaatATCTTTTCTCCGCTAGAGTtgattggtataaaaatctgggagaccccactgccctggcacgcgaaatgttttattccggttgccgtcctcgtctcaaaaacgcgcctgcttaagctccctatttaatttacatgagaccggtacgaagtcagaccggtctgagttcattTTTCAGGCCGGTTTCGTGTAaacgaaaaagaagaaatgtatggaggccgatacgaactcatgccgGTCTGAGTTCTCAAGTAAATACCGGTCCCTCTCTGAAGAAgggtacgcctgatcgcaggttaagcAGTTCCCGCCGTTCAGGGCCCTGTTTCAAGATGAGTATTCATACGTTTTTCTTTccacctcatttttttttttcaaacgaaaTCTGGACAGCGAGACAGTTCACCCGGCCTGACAATGGGGTCAGGACCCCGGAAAAGGAACCACTTCCGAATGTTTAACGAAAAATCAGCAAGCTCAGCAGATGGGAAACTGGGaatagacaaaaacaatagagtcGACCACTTCTGCCATATTTGCCGACTGGTCCACGTTAAATTAAGAAGTTAAGTTTCTTGAGAATAATTGAGGTATCATTTTCGTTTCCTGGCCATTCACCTCGTTTTCACTTTCGAAATGTTAATTATGGCTTCACTTTTAACGGCGAAATAATGTAGGCCTATGACAATAGTTTTTCTTGGATTCAACAATGGGAGACATTATCGTTGACACATACCATTACGAAGCAAATAGCCTGCCCAGTGAGGCTTTCACCGTTTTATTTCAGTTCTTTCGCGAACAGAAGCTCTGCGACGTAGTTATACAAGCCGGGGAACGAAAGCTGAAGTGTCACCGTGTTGTGCTGTCGTCTTGCAGTCCGTACTTTCGTGGAATGTTTACAAATGAAATGATGGAGTGTACACAGGATACTGTGGTCATCCAAGGATTATCCGAAGATGCGGTTATTcagttaattaattttatttataccCGCAAAATAACCATCAACATCGATAACATAGAAGCGCTGTTGACTGCAGCGGCCGTATTTCAGCTAGATTCAGTCGTTCATGCTTGCTGTGAGTTCATGAAGCGCCATTTGCATCCATCGAACTGTTTAGAAATGAGAGCATATGCTGAGCTTCATGGCTGTTTGGATTTCATAAAGGCAGCAGACACGTACGCTAGAAGCTGTTTCTTGACTTTGATGAACACCGAAGCCCTTCTTAAAACGTCCTTCAGACATTTCCTATCTATTGTCTCTGGAGATGATCTCTTTGTAAAGCGTGAGGAACAAGTGTTTGAGGCTATTATGGCTTGGGTGCGTTATGATTTACAATCACGTGAAAAAAACCTCGCAGAACTTTTCAGTCAAGTCCGACTACCTTTAATTAAAATTGATTACATAATACAGGGGGTCGCAAGAGACCCCATTGTAAGGCCAAATCTTGCTTGTAGAGATTTGATTGATGAAGCTAAGGATGTAAAGCTCTGTTCTTCACTTGTGAAGGCTAACATAAGAACACAGCCCCGTAAATCAACTTCTGGGACATTATTTTCCATTGGTGGCCGTGGGAAATCTGGAAATCCTCTTCAATCTATTGAATGCTACGACTGGTTTCACAATTGCTGGTTTCAAGGTGCTGAGGTGTCCACACCTCGACGACATGTTGCAGTGGCATCAGTCGGAGGAATGGTGTATGCGATTGGTGG from Montipora capricornis isolate CH-2021 chromosome 9, ASM3666992v2, whole genome shotgun sequence encodes:
- the LOC138015787 gene encoding kelch-like protein 8, whose product is MGDIIVDTYHYEANSLPSEAFTVLFQFFREQKLCDVVIQAGERKLKCHRVVLSSCSPYFRGMFTNEMMECTQDTVVIQGLSEDAVIQLINFIYTRKITINIDNIEALLTAAAVFQLDSVVHACCEFMKRHLHPSNCLEMRAYAELHGCLDFIKAADTYARSCFLTLMNTEALLKTSFRHFLSIVSGDDLFVKREEQVFEAIMAWVRYDLQSREKNLAELFSQVRLPLIKIDYIIQGVARDPIVRPNLACRDLIDEAKDVKLCSSLVKANIRTQPRKSTSGTLFSIGGRGKSGNPLQSIECYDWFHNCWFQGAEVSTPRRHVAVASVGGMVYAIGGHDGGYHLNTVERFDPDINQWNEVSPMDISRRGMSAGVLAGQIYVAGGLDETTCFDTVERYDPESDTWSTVASMLFPRGGVGVAGLGGYLYAVGGNDGTASLQSVERYNPHTNKWSAVAPMNRKRAGVGVAVAGEYLFAIGGFDDSSPLDSVERYDPHTNQWTYVANMTTCRGGVGTGAMGGRLWAVGGHNGEHYLNSAETYDLLTDTWEEVAHMHEFRAGCGVVGSPCDVEDLRNALDSSNQSIKEEI